A stretch of Candidatus Symbiobacter mobilis CR DNA encodes these proteins:
- the hypA gene encoding hydrogenase maturation nickel metallochaperone HypA, translating into MSLVQSVVETIEQAAHTHHFRRVKTVWLEIGELSSVEPEAMVFCFDAVARNTIVDGAKLEIVSVPGEAWCPHCARTVPIEDLIAQCPDCGACPLDITDGRQMRIQELEVE; encoded by the coding sequence ATGTCACTAGTGCAAAGCGTGGTCGAGACCATCGAACAAGCCGCACATACCCACCACTTTCGCCGGGTCAAAACCGTCTGGCTCGAAATCGGCGAGCTGTCCAGCGTCGAACCCGAAGCCATGGTTTTTTGCTTCGATGCTGTGGCCCGCAACACCATCGTTGACGGAGCCAAGCTGGAGATCGTCTCTGTTCCCGGCGAAGCCTGGTGCCCCCATTGCGCCCGCACCGTGCCTATCGAAGATCTCATCGCCCAGTGCCCCGACTGCGGCGCTTGTCCCCTCGACATCACGGACGGCAGGCAGATGCGAATCCAAGAGCTGGAAGTGGAATAG
- the thrC gene encoding threonine synthase has translation MEYLSTRGLSGSKRFLDVLLEGLASDGGLYVPASYPQVDTATLERWRSIYHQQGYAELAFQILRLYIDDIPEAELRALCTKTYTEDVFETGEIVPLRHIENGLWLEALSNGPTFAFKDMGMQLLGYLFEYALARQGYTLNILGATSGDTGSAAEYAMRGKKGVRVFMTSPVGRMSAFQRAQMFSLTDDNIVNIAIEGDFDTCQDLVKAVSHDANFKHRYRIGAVNSINWARLLAQVVYYFAGYFQATESHAHPDSSRGESIVAPTKVSFAIPSGNFGNACAGHIARSMGLPIDKLVVATNENDVLDEFFRSGMYRVRPGAQTYATSSPSMDISKASNFERFVFDMLGRDSGRVRALFIQTLVNTGYFDLSRSAAFQDLGSRFGFVSGKSTHADRIATIRDTQERHAMLIDPHTADGVTVARRYQQPDVPMIVLETALPVKFAETIIEAVGTPPPRPTRCEGLEDLPQSVITLPASVDALRDCIARHCPEL, from the coding sequence ATGGAATACCTTTCTACCCGCGGCTTATCCGGTTCCAAACGTTTTCTCGACGTCCTGCTCGAAGGGCTGGCCTCAGACGGTGGGTTGTACGTCCCCGCGTCGTATCCCCAAGTGGATACCGCCACCCTGGAGCGTTGGCGGTCCATCTACCACCAGCAGGGCTATGCGGAACTGGCATTCCAAATCCTGCGCCTGTACATCGACGACATCCCTGAAGCAGAGTTGCGCGCACTGTGTACCAAGACGTATACGGAAGACGTCTTTGAAACCGGCGAAATCGTTCCCCTGCGACATATCGAGAACGGTCTGTGGCTCGAAGCCCTTTCCAACGGCCCTACCTTTGCTTTCAAGGACATGGGGATGCAGTTGCTGGGCTATCTCTTCGAATACGCTCTGGCCCGGCAAGGGTACACGCTCAACATCCTGGGGGCGACGAGCGGGGATACCGGCAGCGCGGCGGAATACGCGATGCGCGGCAAGAAAGGCGTCCGCGTTTTTATGACCAGCCCGGTGGGCAGGATGAGCGCGTTTCAACGTGCGCAAATGTTTAGCCTGACGGACGACAACATCGTCAATATTGCGATCGAAGGGGACTTCGACACCTGTCAGGATTTGGTCAAAGCCGTTTCCCACGACGCAAACTTCAAGCACCGCTACCGCATCGGCGCCGTCAATTCGATCAACTGGGCCCGGTTGCTTGCACAGGTGGTGTACTACTTTGCCGGGTATTTCCAGGCCACCGAGTCTCACGCCCACCCGGACAGCAGCCGGGGTGAGTCCATCGTTGCGCCGACCAAGGTAAGCTTTGCCATCCCCAGCGGGAATTTTGGCAATGCATGCGCCGGGCACATTGCCCGGTCGATGGGGCTGCCTATCGACAAACTCGTCGTCGCCACCAACGAAAACGACGTGCTCGACGAATTTTTCCGCTCGGGGATGTACAGGGTTCGGCCTGGCGCACAGACTTATGCGACATCCAGCCCTTCGATGGACATCTCCAAGGCCAGCAATTTCGAGCGTTTCGTCTTCGATATGCTGGGACGCGATAGTGGGCGGGTGCGTGCGCTTTTTATCCAAACCCTCGTCAATACGGGGTATTTCGACCTCAGTCGGAGCGCAGCCTTCCAGGATTTGGGTTCCCGGTTCGGCTTTGTCAGCGGGAAAAGCACCCATGCAGACCGCATTGCAACGATCCGCGACACGCAGGAGCGCCATGCGATGTTGATCGACCCGCACACGGCTGACGGTGTGACAGTGGCGCGCAGGTACCAGCAACCAGACGTTCCGATGATCGTGCTGGAAACGGCACTGCCGGTGAAATTCGCCGAGACCATCATCGAAGCCGTTGGCACACCGCCCCCCCGGCCCACACGCTGCGAGGGGCTGGAAGACTTGCCCCAGAGTGTCATCACGTTGCCTGCCAGCGTGGATGCCTTGCGTGACTGCATTGCCCGGCACTGCCCGGAACTGTAA
- a CDS encoding homoserine dehydrogenase, giving the protein MQPIRVGLIGIGVVGSGTFRVLRRNQQEIQRRAGRGIDITMVADLDLDRARALVGEGVEVVRDARKLIADPNIDVVVELIGGTGIAKILVLEAIRAGKHVVTANKALLAVHGTEIFAAASHHGVMVAFEAAVAGGIPIIKALREGLTANRIEWVAGIINGTTNYILSAMRDKRVEFAVALEEARKLGYAEADPTFDVEGIDAAHKASLLASIAFGIPVQFDRAYVEGITRIGAVDVAYAEQLGYRIKLLGMTRRREADPERGIAHGVELRVHPCLIPARRLIANVEGAMNAVMVHGDAVGTTLYYGKGAGSEPTASAVIADLVDIARLHDADANHRVPHLAFRPDALSNLPMLPMGQVITGFYLRLRVADEAGVLAQVTGILAHAGISIDAMLQREADEVDQGAVQAGQPAQTDLVLLTHECLEASMNTALAQMQALPTVLQPIVRIRKEELA; this is encoded by the coding sequence ATGCAGCCCATTCGTGTCGGTTTGATCGGTATCGGTGTCGTCGGTTCAGGAACTTTTCGCGTCCTGCGTCGCAATCAGCAGGAAATTCAGCGCCGTGCGGGCAGGGGGATCGACATCACCATGGTCGCCGATCTTGACCTCGATCGTGCCCGCGCCCTGGTGGGGGAGGGGGTCGAAGTCGTCCGCGACGCACGCAAGCTCATCGCCGACCCGAACATTGATGTCGTTGTCGAGCTGATTGGCGGAACGGGAATCGCCAAGATTCTCGTCCTCGAAGCGATCAGGGCGGGCAAGCACGTGGTCACTGCCAACAAGGCGCTGCTGGCGGTTCATGGCACGGAAATTTTTGCTGCGGCCTCGCACCACGGGGTTATGGTGGCCTTCGAGGCTGCTGTGGCGGGGGGCATTCCCATCATCAAGGCGCTGCGGGAAGGGCTGACCGCCAACCGGATCGAATGGGTGGCCGGGATCATCAATGGAACGACCAACTACATCCTGAGCGCCATGCGTGACAAGCGCGTGGAGTTTGCCGTCGCCCTCGAAGAAGCGCGCAAACTGGGCTACGCCGAGGCCGACCCCACCTTCGACGTCGAGGGCATCGACGCCGCGCACAAGGCTTCCCTGCTGGCCTCGATCGCCTTCGGCATCCCCGTCCAGTTCGACAGAGCCTATGTCGAAGGCATTACCCGCATCGGTGCCGTGGATGTGGCCTATGCGGAGCAACTGGGCTACCGCATCAAGCTGCTGGGAATGACCCGTCGTCGCGAGGCCGACCCCGAGCGTGGGATCGCGCATGGCGTGGAATTGCGCGTACACCCCTGTCTGATCCCCGCACGCCGACTCATCGCCAACGTCGAAGGCGCGATGAATGCCGTGATGGTGCATGGCGATGCAGTCGGTACCACGCTGTACTACGGCAAGGGAGCGGGGTCAGAGCCGACGGCCAGCGCCGTCATTGCTGACCTCGTCGATATCGCCCGCCTGCACGATGCCGATGCAAACCATCGCGTTCCCCATCTGGCTTTTCGGCCCGACGCGCTCAGTAACCTGCCCATGCTGCCGATGGGGCAGGTCATCACCGGTTTCTACCTGCGACTTCGTGTCGCCGATGAAGCGGGGGTACTGGCGCAAGTCACGGGCATCCTGGCGCACGCCGGGATCAGCATTGATGCGATGCTCCAGCGCGAGGCCGACGAAGTCGACCAGGGTGCTGTGCAGGCAGGCCAGCCCGCGCAAACCGACTTGGTGCTGCTCACGCACGAATGTCTGGAAGCCAGCATGAACACCGCCCTCGCACAAATGCAGGCGTTGCCTACTGTGCTCCAGCCCATCGTTCGCATCCGCAAAGAGGAGCTGGCCTAA
- a CDS encoding pyridoxal phosphate-dependent aminotransferase, whose translation MKTVRKSAKLAHVCYDIRGPIMDAARQMEEEGHKIIKLNLGNLALFGFDSPEEIQQDMIRNLPNSAGYSDSKGIFAARKAVMHETQRQGIVGVTLDDIYLGNGASELIVAATNGLLDDGDEILVPSPDYPLWTAAASLSGGTPVHYLCNEAQGWMPDLADIRAKITPRTKALVVINPNNPTGALYGEDMLRSLVQIARENGLVLFADEVYDKVLYDGARHTALASLSTDVLTLTFNSLSKSYRSCGYRAGWMIVSGDKKAARDYIEGLNMLSNMRLCSNVPGQWAIQTALGGYQSIVDLVGEGGRLRRQRDLAYELLTAIPGISCVRPSAALYMFPRLDPTVYPIEDDQQFFLELLQETKVMLVQGTGFNWPAPDHFRMVFLPHEDELRVAIGRIARFLESYRKRYSN comes from the coding sequence TTGAAGACCGTACGCAAATCCGCCAAGCTGGCCCATGTCTGCTATGACATCCGTGGCCCCATCATGGACGCCGCGCGCCAGATGGAGGAAGAAGGCCACAAAATCATCAAGCTCAACCTGGGCAACCTGGCGCTCTTCGGCTTCGATTCGCCCGAAGAGATTCAGCAGGACATGATCCGCAACCTGCCCAATTCGGCGGGGTATTCCGACAGCAAAGGCATCTTCGCAGCACGCAAGGCCGTGATGCATGAAACCCAGCGCCAGGGTATCGTGGGCGTCACCCTCGATGACATCTATCTGGGCAATGGCGCCAGCGAGCTGATCGTCGCGGCGACCAACGGACTGCTGGACGACGGCGACGAAATCCTGGTTCCCTCGCCCGACTATCCCTTGTGGACTGCTGCGGCCAGCTTGTCCGGCGGAACCCCTGTCCACTACCTCTGCAACGAAGCCCAAGGGTGGATGCCCGACCTTGCCGACATCCGAGCCAAGATCACCCCGCGCACCAAGGCGCTCGTCGTCATCAACCCCAACAACCCTACCGGCGCGCTGTATGGGGAGGACATGCTCCGTTCCCTCGTGCAAATCGCCCGGGAAAACGGTCTCGTCCTCTTTGCCGACGAGGTGTACGACAAGGTGCTGTACGACGGTGCCCGGCACACTGCGCTGGCTTCGTTGAGCACGGATGTGCTGACCCTGACGTTCAACTCGCTGTCCAAAAGCTACCGTTCCTGCGGCTACCGCGCCGGATGGATGATCGTCAGCGGTGACAAGAAAGCCGCGCGCGACTACATCGAAGGGCTGAACATGCTCTCGAACATGCGCCTGTGCTCGAACGTTCCGGGGCAGTGGGCCATTCAGACTGCGCTGGGCGGGTACCAGAGCATCGTCGACCTCGTCGGCGAAGGGGGCAGGCTGCGCCGCCAGAGAGATCTGGCCTACGAGTTACTGACTGCCATTCCCGGCATCAGTTGCGTGCGCCCCAGTGCCGCGCTCTACATGTTTCCGCGCCTCGATCCCACGGTCTACCCCATTGAGGACGACCAGCAGTTTTTTCTGGAACTGTTGCAGGAAACCAAGGTCATGCTCGTGCAAGGAACTGGGTTCAACTGGCCTGCTCCCGACCACTTCCGGATGGTCTTCCTTCCCCATGAAGACGAGCTGCGGGTCGCCATTGGCCGCATCGCACGCTTTCTGGAGTCCTATCGCAAACGCTACAGCAATTGA
- a CDS encoding Mth938-like domain-containing protein, with product MKLHSATPTSETIAAYGGGLLRIGADAITHSVVVVAGKGWSPWSCPSFAEIQPAHIEELAALGVGLVLLGTGSRQHFPHPSLCRALFERHIALECMTTAAACRTFNILVQDGRDVAAALIMEADSAEQAG from the coding sequence ATGAAATTGCACAGCGCCACCCCCACTTCGGAAACGATTGCTGCCTATGGAGGGGGGCTTCTGCGTATCGGCGCCGACGCCATCACGCACAGTGTGGTCGTCGTTGCCGGCAAAGGGTGGTCTCCATGGTCATGCCCCAGCTTTGCGGAGATACAGCCTGCGCACATCGAGGAACTGGCTGCGCTGGGTGTGGGGCTGGTCTTGCTGGGAACGGGGTCGCGCCAGCACTTTCCGCACCCATCGCTATGCCGGGCACTCTTCGAGCGCCATATCGCTTTGGAATGCATGACCACTGCCGCAGCCTGCAGGACGTTCAACATTCTGGTGCAGGATGGCCGGGACGTTGCTGCAGCGCTGATCATGGAAGCAGACTCGGCGGAGCAAGCAGGATAG